The DNA window GCCGGCGTCGCGACCCTGCCCACCCACCGCCGCCGCGGCATCGGCGCCGCCGTGACCGCCCTGCTGGTCGCGGACGCCAAGCAACGCGGCATCGACGTGGTCTTCCTGTCGGCGGGCTCGGAGGAGATCGCCCGCGTCTACGAACGCGCCGGCTTCCGCCGCTTCGCCACCGCCGGCATCGCCTCCCTCCCCGAGTAGGCGCGACTTCCCTTTCCGGAACGGGGTCGCGCGAGGTGGCAGCACGGTCTCCAACCCCGGTTCGGCAAGGGAAGTGGCGCAGGTTGTGGATGACGGGCACCCCACAGCCAGCACCCGCACCACCGCCAGCGCCCGGGCCGCCGGGGCCTCCTGTCGGCAGCGGCATCGCGGCTGTCCCCAGGTTGGCGCGACTTCCCTTACCGGAACGGGGTTCTGCAACGTGGCAAAGGGCTGTCCAACCCCGGTTCGGCAAGGGAAGTCGGGCGAGCTGTGGATGACGCCCGCACTGCCAGCCGCCCGACCGCTAGCTCCAGTGCCTGGGCCGCCGGAGCCGCCATCACCCTGGCCGCCACCACCCCGTGCCGCCAGCTCCCCACCCCTCCTGTCGGCAGCGGCATCGCGGTTGTCCCCAGGTGGGGGCACTTCCCTTACCGGAACGGGGTTCTGCAACGTGGCAGAGGGCTCCCCAACCCCGGTTCGGCAAGGGAAGTGGCGAACCCCGCTGACCAAACCTGGTCGGTACGTCTGGACACCCCCGGCGCCCGCACGTAACGTCCAGGACATCGAAGCGTTTCGACGTTACCAGGAGCGCCGCACATGACTGACCGACCGCTGCGGGCGCTGCTGGTGGGCGCGGGTGGGATGGGGCGGGGCTGGTCGCAGGCTCTCGCCCGGAACGGCGACGTCCAGCTCGTCGGGATCGCCGACATCGACGACGCCCGGGCCGAGGAGCTCGCCCACACCCACGACCACGACGTCGCCACCGCGAAGACCCTCGACCACCTGCTCGAGACCACCATCGAGGCGGACTTCGTCGTCGACGTCACGATCCCCGAAGCCCACCACGCCGTCACGATGACCGCGCTCAACGCCGGCCTGCCCGTGCTCGGCGAGAAGCCGCTCGCCGCCACGCTGCCCGAGGCGCTCGAGCTCGTCGCGACCGCCGAGGCCACCCAAACGCTGTTCATGGTCAGCCAGAACCGCCGCTACATCGACACCATCAAGACCTTCAAGGCCTACACCCAACGGCTCGGCGCCCTCGGCGCGGTCGTCGCGAACTTCTTCAAAGCCCCCCACTTCGGCGGCTTCCGCGACGAGATGGCGCACCCGCTCATCCTCGACATGGCGATCCACACGTTCGACGGCGCCCGCTTCCTCACCGACCAGGACCCGGTCGCCGTCTACTGCGACGAGTACAACCCGCCGTGGAGCTGGTACGCCGGCGACGCCGCCACGACGGCGATCTTCGAGCTGATCGGCGGCCTGCGCTTCGTCTACACCGGGAGCTGGTGCAGCCCCGGCCAGGAGACCTCCTGGAACAGCGCCTGGCGGGTCAGCGGCGCGAACGGAACCGCCCAGTGGGACGGCGACAACGCACCCACGCTCGAGCTCACCGATGACAGCACCGACACCCCCGACGTACAGACGATGGAGCACTCCGGCCTGGACGGATCGCTGCGCGAGTTCGTCGAAGCGGTACGCAACGGCAGCACCCCGATGGGCGAGTGTCACGACAACGTCGTCAGCCTCGCCATGGTGCACGCGGCGATCGTGTCCGCGACCACCCAGCAATGCGTTCTCATCGCCGACGTGCTGGAGCAAGCCCGCACCGAGGCACTCACCAGGGCGACCGGTCCGGCGCTCGACGTTCTCAAAGCCTGGACGACGCTCATCCCGCCATCACGCTGAACGCGGAGGAGGTCCGCACCATATGAGTGACAACGGACTGTCAA is part of the Tenggerimyces flavus genome and encodes:
- a CDS encoding Gfo/Idh/MocA family protein, encoding MTDRPLRALLVGAGGMGRGWSQALARNGDVQLVGIADIDDARAEELAHTHDHDVATAKTLDHLLETTIEADFVVDVTIPEAHHAVTMTALNAGLPVLGEKPLAATLPEALELVATAEATQTLFMVSQNRRYIDTIKTFKAYTQRLGALGAVVANFFKAPHFGGFRDEMAHPLILDMAIHTFDGARFLTDQDPVAVYCDEYNPPWSWYAGDAATTAIFELIGGLRFVYTGSWCSPGQETSWNSAWRVSGANGTAQWDGDNAPTLELTDDSTDTPDVQTMEHSGLDGSLREFVEAVRNGSTPMGECHDNVVSLAMVHAAIVSATTQQCVLIADVLEQARTEALTRATGPALDVLKAWTTLIPPSR